The sequence below is a genomic window from Desulfomonile tiedjei.
AAATAGTACGTCCCAGGAAACTCCAGCTCGGCATAGGCTTTCGCACGTTGGGGATCTTCGTACACATTGACAAAGCCCATGATCATCTTCCTTTCTGCAGACGGTGCTTGGTTGCTACGCCCAACCTATGTTTATCCGGCTTCCAGATAACACCACTTGCAGGTTTCCTTCCAGACAACGGATTCCGGTGACACCAGATTCAATTCCGCGTCCGGGCGATGTCGTAACAGCCTAAGGCTGAGTGGAATTCGCAACGCTCGGCATGGGTTCACTATTGCTGAGGAGCTTGACCTTCGTGCCTTTGCTTCTTCACCACTTCCCACACTGCCTCCGGATGAGCCTCAGCTACCTTTAGTAGGACTTTAGCGGGGCCTTTTGGTGTCCTGCGGCCTTGTTCCCAATTTTCAAGGGTCCTTCGGCTTATCCCGAGCAGTTCGGCGAACTCGTTCTGAGAGACCCCCAACTTGGATCGAACGGCTTTTACGTCAGTTTTCTTTTCAACGACAAAGACTCGGGAGGGCTCCGTGTGGCCACGGCGTATAGCCATGCCTTCGCGGACACTTTCCACTAGTTCGTCGAACAGTTCCTTTTTCATTCTTCCTCCAGTGAACGGGGAAGAGATCGGTTAAGGGCGATCCCATCGAGGTCCATGCTAACATCATAGGCCAATATCTCCACACCATTTCGCACCGCGGTTCGGAGCTCTTTTCCATATGCAGGATCGATGTGGTCCGCGGGGCTGAAGGCCTTGGCGTCCATGCGCTGAATCAGGAAGAATATGACGGCTCGGTTGCCCTCTCTCACCTGTTGCTGGAGTTCGACGAGATGCTTGAGGCCTCGGGCTGTGACCGCGTCGGGGAAATAAGCCACTTCATCCGTAACCAGCGTGCAGTTCTTCACTTCGATGAAGCATCTTTGCCCGGATGCTTTTTCGAGCATCAGGTCGAGGCGTGAATTCAAGCCGCATTTGACCTCGCGGTACAGTTTTTCGTATCCGGATAACTCGGGGATTTGACCGGTGATGATGGAATGCGCAACCAGCTTGTTAGGCACGGAAGTATTTACCCCCACCAGCGAAGAGGGCATTTCTATCATCTCCCACGTGTACCGTAGCCGCCGGTTCGGATTGTCGCTTCGCGAGATCCAGACAGTTCTTCCCGGTTCAGAGCATCCTTTCATGCTTCCCGAATTGGGGCAATGTGCCGTCACTACGCGGCCGTTTCGCAGTTTGACATCAGCCATGAAGCGTTTGTAGCGCTGTATCAGGGTGCCGCGGATGAGACGGGGCCAAGCCAGGCCGTGTGCCTGAAGCGAAGGCGATGGTGGGAGGATTGTTTGGCTTCTCATGAAAAGGTCAATGCAGTAGCGGCTTGTTCCACTGGATTCCCGCTTGCGCGGGAATGACGGAAATGCCATCCACCGCTCCAGGAGGCTCTATGCCTTTTCCGCTGGACAGCTTCCGCCAGCAGCGGAAGCTGTCCAGCGGAAAAGAATATGGAAGTTTTTGGAGAGGGGCGCGGGGAGGGACCTTTTTACAAAAAGGTCTTCCCCGCAAATCTTTTGTCCCTATCCCGCGCTTTCCTCCATGCTTTCCAGCGCGTGTCGGGCGGCGTTTTGCGCGGCTTCTCTTTTGTTTCTGCCGGTGCCGAGCCCGGCCACCTGCTCTCCGAGGTAGACCGCGACAGAGAAGGTCTTACAGTGCTCTTCTCCCCACTGGTCCACCACCTCGTACGTCGGGGTAACGCCCAGTTCAGCCTGTGCCTTTTCCTGGAGCATGCTTTTGCAGTCCTCGATTCCGTCCCTGGTTGAGCATCTTTCGATCAAGGGATAAAAGTGCTTCTCGATCATCTTTTTGACGTCCGCGTATCCGCTGTCGAGGTAGACCGCGGCCACAAGCGCTTCGAGGGTGTCGGCGAGGATGGAATCGCGATTTCTGCAGCCGGATATTTCGTCACCTCGCCCCATTCTGATGTATGCGGACAGGTCCAACTGCCTCATCAATTGCGCAAGGGCCGCTCGATTTACGAGGCTCGCACGCTTTTTTTGCAGTTCGCCTTCCTCGTCTTCGGGGAACTCCTGGTAGAGAATATCCGCCACTACGAGACCCAGGACAGCGTCTCCGAGGAATTCCAGGCGCTCATTATGCTCTACACAGGTTTCTCTGTTTTCATGCCAGAAGCTCCGGCGAGTCAGAGCGTTGAGCAAATGAGATGGGTTCTTGAAGGAATGGCCGATAATGGTCTCGATTTCAGTCAACCGGTCCTTGTCGTTAACGATCAAAGATTCTTCAGTGAGCATGCCAAGTCTTCCGTATGGGAGTGAGCTGTAAGATCGTAAAAGAGGGGCGTCACGGAAACGTACCCGTCGGTCACGGCGGTAACATCTATTCTATCGCCGGTTTCTTGTGCGGTGGGTTCGCCTGACAGCCAATAATAGTGGTTTCCTCGGGGATCTTCGCGCTGTTCGAACCTTTCTCGGAACCGAGCCAATCCCTGACGAGTCAGCTTGTAACCGCGAACCTGTTCGGGAGGCAGCGCGGGAACGTTTACATTCAGTGCCACCCCTGGGGGCAGCCCATTCTTCAAGACCCATCGAGCCAAGACCGCTACGTGGGGAAGCACCCAGTGAAACGGGGGGTCCTTCTTCTTGGCCACTGAAACAGCCAAGGACGGAACGCCAAGAATCGCAGCTTCTGTCGCTGCCGATACGGTCCCGGAATAAAGCACGTTGATGCCGAGATTCGCGCCGTTGTTTATCCCGGAAATAACCAGGTCAGGGGTGCGGGGCAGAAGTGAGTACAGAGCCAGTTTGACCGAATCCGCTGGTGTGCCGCCGATGCCGTACCCGTAGAAGGCCCCGTTCTTGGTTATTTCGTGAACCTTTATAGGATCGTATAGGGTTATAGAGTGCCCAACCGCGCTTTGTTCCGATTCGGGGGCAACAATCCACACCTGACCCAGTGCATCGGCGGCCATTCTCAGATGTCTCAGGCCTTCGGCGTGGATGCCGTCGTCGTTTGTGAGCAGAATCAAGGGCTGATGTTCGGTCATGCCAACTCTTCGCAGGCAGTACGAATTCTGTCCATGCCCTTCAAAATTACTTCGTCACTGGTCGCGAACGACAGGCGAATATGATCCTTCGATCCGAACGAACCGCCGGGAACACACGCGACGTGATGGCGTTCGAGCAGATACCTGGCCACGTCATCGGAGTCCGCCATATTGTTACGCCCGAAGAGCTTCGCGGTGTTAACGAATGCGTAAAAAGCACCATCAGGCTTGACAACCGAAAGCGAGCCTATCTCATTGATTTTGGCCACCATCAGGTTTCTGCGTTTTTCAAAGATAGCTCGCATCCTTTCCACATCATCCTGAGGCCCGGTCAGGGCTTCCACCGCGGCAGCCTGAGCGGTGTTGTTCGGATTGGAAGTTGATTGGCTCTGGATGTCGGTCGCGGCCTTGACGACCTCCGCGTTTTTGCAAGCGAGATAGCCTATCCTAAGCCCGGTCATCGCATACGTCTTTGAAACACCGTTTACCAGAATCGTCCTGTCTATCATGCCGGGAAACGAGGCGAACGGCGCGAATTTTTGGGCGTCGTACAGGAGCTTGTCGTAAATGTCGTCGGAAATGACCAAAAGGTCGTGTTTTTCCGCCAGAGTGGCCAATTGTCTCATGGTTTCTTCAGGGTACAGCACTCCGGTGGGGTTGGACGGAGAATTGATAAGAATCGCCTTTGTTGCCGATGTTATGAGCGATTCCACACGCGCGGGATCAGGTATGAACCGATTCCCTTCGCTGGTCGGGACTATTACCGGAGTTCCGCCCGACAAGGAGACCATTTCAGGATATGAAACCCAGTACGGAGCCAGGATCAACACCTCGTCTCCGGGGCCGACTATGGCCTGAAAGATGTTATAGAGACTGTGTTTGGCCCCGCAGGAGACAACGATTTCTCCCGGCTTGTAGCCAAGCCCATAATCCTCGGCCAGCCTGTGAACTACGGCCTTCCTGAGATCCATTGTGCCTGGTACCGGAGTATAAAACGTCTCGCCCCGATCCAGAGACCTTTTCGCGGCCTCCCGAATATGCGGTGGGGTCGGAAAATCCGGTTCACCCGCGCCAAAGCCAACTACGTCCACGCCTTGAGCCTTGAGTTCGTTGGCCTTTGCCGTAATGGCCAGCGTAGCCGAGGGCTGCAATTGACGCGCTCTTTCGGAAAGAGTTTTCTTCATGTTTTCTCCTGCGCACCGGTGCGGAGTCCCACAAACAACATGCACAATGATGGCCTCTTCCTTAGCGAGTCAGATCGCCAGAAGGTGTGAAGCTGTTTGATAGACATGACACTTAAAGCGGCTTCAAGACTTATTAGAGTGAAAGAAACATAGGAGTTGCCCGCACCACACCATTGTCGCCGTGGCCGGCAATGGTGCAAAATAATGGGAGTTTTTGGGGAGGGGTCCGGGGAGGCCCTTTTTGCAAAAAGGGCCTCCCCGGAAACTCTTCAAGAAACTCGCAGGTTTTGAAGCCATTCCTAGCCATCCTCAGTGGTTGCGGATATTGGGGAACCTCTTTCTCAAGACCTCGAGCACATAATCTGGCACCAGACCTTGTGGCAATCCACCCGCATGAACCGTGGCCTTGATTATCCTCGAACTCACATAAAGGTAACGATGGGCCGTCATGAGGAAGAAGGTTTCAATGTCACGGTTGAGTTTGCGGTTCATAAGTGCCAACTGAAACTCGTATTCGAAATCGGATACAGCCCTCAATCCTCGAACGATGGCGCAGGCCTTCTTGGCCTTCGCGTATCGTACGAGCAGTCCTTCGAAAGAATCAATCTCTATCCGTGGATCGCCGTCGATGCTGTGTTTGATCATATCCAGGCGTTCGTCGATGGTGAAAATGGTCTCCTTTTCCGGGTTGAGGCCCAAAGCGACTATGACCTTGTCAAAGGCGCAGAGGGACCGCCGGATGATCTCCAGGTGTCCGTTGTGAAACGGGTCGAATGTTCCGGGATACACGGCAATTTTTTCACTCATGCACGTTTTCCGTCCGTTTGGAATGACCTTGCGTTGCTCACGCTCGGTGGAGGATTTCCACTATGGTATCACCGTATTTTCTTTCAAAACCTTTATGGAAGTCCTCCGGAATTCGCGGCTCCGGATAAAGAGCCGATCTCTCCAGGACCAGTAATGCCTCTGGTTCCAAGAGATCTAACAAGGCGGGAGTTGAGACCACCTTTTCGATCCAGTCAGTGTCGTACGGAGGGTCCAGAAACACAATTCCGAATTTCCGCCCCTGACCGGCCAGCTTTGTTATTGCTTGGGACGCGGTCAAGGTAAGAATCACCACCTGGTCTCGAACTTGGAGAGCGTCGGCTGTAGCCGACAGCGCTTTTGTTACCAGCCGATCCTTGTCCACAAGGACCACCGCATCTGCTCCACGGCTGAGGGCCTCGAATCCAAAAGCGCCCGTGCCCGCGAACAGGTCCAGCACGTGGGAGCCCTGCAAAGCCGTGCCCAAGGCGCTGAAAAGGGCCTCCCGAACTCGATCCGTGGTTGGGCGCACGCCTTTGTTTCGAGGAGACGGTAACCGAAGTCCCTTGAATCGACCGGCTATTATTCTCATCTCCCAAACCCATTTATATACCCCTTTTCCGGGGTTTGTTCAAGAGCCGTGCCTAGTTTTATTGATAATCGGCCCCATCACCGTATGGCTCTTCCTTCGACCCTCCGGTCAGTTCGGCAAGCCTCTTCTCTTGCTCCAAGATCGACTTCTCCAGGAGGTCAATCCGTTTCTTAAACCAGAAAAACGCGGACCCCACAAGCAGCACGAACAAAAGGCATGCAACGAAGACGTTGTCTATTTGCTGCGCGAAAAAAGCCGACAACAACGGTCCGATCAACACGTAAGGAAAGAAAAGGTTCTTCAGTTCATCGAGTTGGGTACTCGGAGAAGCGTCAATCATGATCAGTTTTTCCTTGTGCAATTATGAATGGCATACTCAATGAGGTCGTCTCCATATTCATACACCGGGTGGAATCGTGCGGCCTGGACGGCGATTAACCATTCTGGGCGGCCCGGACGCTACTATCTGACGCGGTACCCCGGCTGTCAAGGAACGTAGGCCGTTAAAGAGCGACGCTGCCCTGTCTACCGGTTCTCGTGCAATAGAGTTCCTTTCTCGGCGCGACTTTTCTCAATCATCCTTAGGAGGAGCGTTCTCGCTGCAGCGTCCAGCTTCCTGCCTTTGGGACCACTGTTCGCCAGGGCCACAACTCCGACCTGTTCCTGGGGGCTGAATGCTACATAACTCTGAAATCCGGGTATGCCGCCGTTTTTGGATACAATATCCGTTCCCCGAACTTGGCGGACATGCCACGCGAGACCCATGTAAGCATTCTTTTGCTCATTGACCAGACGCCGCGGCGCCTGGGCGAACTTCATGGCCGGGACTATCGGGGCATCGACCATTCCGAGATTGGCCGCTAAAAATTTCAGCATGTCACCGGCCGTCGAATAGAGCCCGCCTGAACTCTTCCCCACGAGCAGTTTTCTTGGCGTAACCGGTTCCATGATTTTGTTGTACCCTTGAGCCAAGTACCGACGCATGTTTTCGTTCGGCCAGGCACGGGTGCTGTTCATTTTCAACGGTCCACAAATGCGTTGCTGAAGCATGGCGTCAAACGACTCGTGGTTGACCAGCGCCAGAGTCTGCCCCAACAGGGCGATCGCCAGGTTGGAGTAGAGGAATTCGGGTTTCTTGTTATGCGACAGCCTGAACGTAGACAAAAACGCGTACATTTCCTCCAGCGTCATTGGCTCTCTGGGCGTGAAGCCGACCGTTTGTCGCTTTCTCGGTGCCATTCTGGGAAGACCCGACGTGTGGGTGGCGAGGTCGAGGAAGGTGATCTTGTTAACAGCGCCGCGGTGAGTCGTGACGCGAGTGGGCAGAAAAGGTCCTATTGGATCGTCGAGCTTCACCTTACCGTGCAACACCGTGTCTGCGAGCAAGGTCCCGGTAAAAACCTTGGAAATTGAAGCCAAGGCAAAGACCGTGTCGCGGTCGGGGGTCAGGTTCTCGCCTCGCCTGACCGATCCGAAGCCGTACACCGCTTGACCCTCGCGAGTAATCAGCCCGATGGCGATTCCTACGTACAGACCCTCTTTCACGAGCGGCTTTATGGCCGAGGCGACTTCAGCTTCGTCGAAAACTTCACTTCGTGCGAACGGGTTTGCGAAAGGTAGTGCCGAAAGCAGTAGCACCGAGACAAAAACAACAATCACTTTTGTCGGCATTGTTCTCATCGGCGCCCCTCCGAAACTACGCTGCGGGAGGGCGCTCAATTGGGGCAATTCCCCGATCGACATTAAAATTTAGTGACACCGAACTCCGATCAAGACGTTCCCTCTGGTTCCCAGTCGGAGCCAGGGAACAAGGACGTCAGCACTTTGCGAGGCAACGTCTGGTAGGGGCACGGCATGCCGTGCCCTTACAGGACTGGTCGATCTAAATAAACAGTTCATAACGCAGGAGAGTTTCCCCCTACGGCAACTCTTAGCCGCCTGCAATGGGCGGGAAGACCGCCAGCCTGTCTCCATCCTTGAGGGATTGATCGTCCTTGGTGTGGCGTCCGTTCAGGAACATGATCCTGGGGGCATCTTTGGGAATGGTCAGAGTTGCCAGCACATCCCCCACCGTGCTTCCTTCCTCGATCTCCATTATGCAGGAATTCCCGGATCGCTCCGTGGGCATGTGGCATGCAAGTGACGCGTAAAGGATCAACTCTATTTTCATCATTGTTCACCCCGATAGGCCAAATCCACTCTTTGAATGCCCGTCTTTGTCGGGGAATTCTGAAGGAGACAAAATCTTTGATTTCTCCAATATCGGGCCACGGAAACTGGGAGCGTCGGTGCTGAGGCCTGATTCGGTCTCGTAGGGGCAGGCCCCTGTGCCTGCCCAGGGCGGGCGCAGGGGCCCGCCCCTACAGGTGATGCCTCTGCGAAGCGCACCAGTTCCACACGACCGGATACCTCACCGCGTTTGTGAAGAGGTCTAATAAGCCTTGTCCATATTCTATCCATTCCTCTCCACCGACACCATCCCCCAGCCGGGCAAATCAACTGCTTCAACACCAGGCAAGCCCACAGGCAAGGCCGCGACCCCGCTGGGGAGGGTCGATACCAATCTCACGGGCAGAATCAACTGAATCTCAGCTATTGTGAGTCTCACTGTGAGGCCGTCTGTCAGCTGGAGCCCTTGAGCGTCCGCTGGGCTGAGCCCTATGTAGGGCTGCGGGGACCGTTCCGCAATGCCGGGCGATAAGACGCTCAGCTCCTCTGATCCGAAAATATGATAAGCCGGGACTATCAGCCATTCGCCGACTCGGGGACAAAAGGCCTCGGGCGGTTCCCGAAAATACTGGACTGTTCCGTCTCGCGGTGGCTCGATCAACCTGTGACCAGGGTCACCGCCTCGGAGCGGCCCGGCGATTTCTTCCTGGAATTTGTTGACAGCCTGGGCCGAATTCCA
It includes:
- the coaD gene encoding pantetheine-phosphate adenylyltransferase, with the protein product MSEKIAVYPGTFDPFHNGHLEIIRRSLCAFDKVIVALGLNPEKETIFTIDERLDMIKHSIDGDPRIEIDSFEGLLVRYAKAKKACAIVRGLRAVSDFEYEFQLALMNRKLNRDIETFFLMTAHRYLYVSSRIIKATVHAGGLPQGLVPDYVLEVLRKRFPNIRNH
- a CDS encoding helix-turn-helix domain-containing protein produces the protein MKKELFDELVESVREGMAIRRGHTEPSRVFVVEKKTDVKAVRSKLGVSQNEFAELLGISRRTLENWEQGRRTPKGPAKVLLKVAEAHPEAVWEVVKKQRHEGQAPQQ
- a CDS encoding pyridoxal phosphate-dependent aminotransferase codes for the protein MKKTLSERARQLQPSATLAITAKANELKAQGVDVVGFGAGEPDFPTPPHIREAAKRSLDRGETFYTPVPGTMDLRKAVVHRLAEDYGLGYKPGEIVVSCGAKHSLYNIFQAIVGPGDEVLILAPYWVSYPEMVSLSGGTPVIVPTSEGNRFIPDPARVESLITSATKAILINSPSNPTGVLYPEETMRQLATLAEKHDLLVISDDIYDKLLYDAQKFAPFASFPGMIDRTILVNGVSKTYAMTGLRIGYLACKNAEVVKAATDIQSQSTSNPNNTAQAAAVEALTGPQDDVERMRAIFEKRRNLMVAKINEIGSLSVVKPDGAFYAFVNTAKLFGRNNMADSDDVARYLLERHHVACVPGGSFGSKDHIRLSFATSDEVILKGMDRIRTACEELA
- a CDS encoding serine hydrolase gives rise to the protein MRTMPTKVIVVFVSVLLLSALPFANPFARSEVFDEAEVASAIKPLVKEGLYVGIAIGLITREGQAVYGFGSVRRGENLTPDRDTVFALASISKVFTGTLLADTVLHGKVKLDDPIGPFLPTRVTTHRGAVNKITFLDLATHTSGLPRMAPRKRQTVGFTPREPMTLEEMYAFLSTFRLSHNKKPEFLYSNLAIALLGQTLALVNHESFDAMLQQRICGPLKMNSTRAWPNENMRRYLAQGYNKIMEPVTPRKLLVGKSSGGLYSTAGDMLKFLAANLGMVDAPIVPAMKFAQAPRRLVNEQKNAYMGLAWHVRQVRGTDIVSKNGGIPGFQSYVAFSPQEQVGVVALANSGPKGRKLDAAARTLLLRMIEKSRAEKGTLLHENR
- the rsmD gene encoding 16S rRNA (guanine(966)-N(2))-methyltransferase RsmD translates to MRIIAGRFKGLRLPSPRNKGVRPTTDRVREALFSALGTALQGSHVLDLFAGTGAFGFEALSRGADAVVLVDKDRLVTKALSATADALQVRDQVVILTLTASQAITKLAGQGRKFGIVFLDPPYDTDWIEKVVSTPALLDLLEPEALLVLERSALYPEPRIPEDFHKGFERKYGDTIVEILHRA
- the surE gene encoding 5'/3'-nucleotidase SurE encodes the protein MTEHQPLILLTNDDGIHAEGLRHLRMAADALGQVWIVAPESEQSAVGHSITLYDPIKVHEITKNGAFYGYGIGGTPADSVKLALYSLLPRTPDLVISGINNGANLGINVLYSGTVSAATEAAILGVPSLAVSVAKKKDPPFHWVLPHVAVLARWVLKNGLPPGVALNVNVPALPPEQVRGYKLTRQGLARFRERFEQREDPRGNHYYWLSGEPTAQETGDRIDVTAVTDGYVSVTPLFYDLTAHSHTEDLACSLKNL
- the sfsA gene encoding DNA/RNA nuclease SfsA, whose protein sequence is MRSQTILPPSPSLQAHGLAWPRLIRGTLIQRYKRFMADVKLRNGRVVTAHCPNSGSMKGCSEPGRTVWISRSDNPNRRLRYTWEMIEMPSSLVGVNTSVPNKLVAHSIITGQIPELSGYEKLYREVKCGLNSRLDLMLEKASGQRCFIEVKNCTLVTDEVAYFPDAVTARGLKHLVELQQQVREGNRAVIFFLIQRMDAKAFSPADHIDPAYGKELRTAVRNGVEILAYDVSMDLDGIALNRSLPRSLEEE
- a CDS encoding MoaD/ThiS family protein translates to MMKIELILYASLACHMPTERSGNSCIMEIEEGSTVGDVLATLTIPKDAPRIMFLNGRHTKDDQSLKDGDRLAVFPPIAGG
- the rnc gene encoding ribonuclease III, whose amino-acid sequence is MLTEESLIVNDKDRLTEIETIIGHSFKNPSHLLNALTRRSFWHENRETCVEHNERLEFLGDAVLGLVVADILYQEFPEDEEGELQKKRASLVNRAALAQLMRQLDLSAYIRMGRGDEISGCRNRDSILADTLEALVAAVYLDSGYADVKKMIEKHFYPLIERCSTRDGIEDCKSMLQEKAQAELGVTPTYEVVDQWGEEHCKTFSVAVYLGEQVAGLGTGRNKREAAQNAARHALESMEESAG